The nucleotide window GTTTATTGTTAAAATGTTTCACACAAAAAATGTGCAGTGAATTGGAAATAAATAGTTGGGTTAAACGTACGGGTATCTTTTTGCCATATTTTCAGTTAGGTATTTCACACTTTCCATGAGCCCCCATATGAGCATCCAAATACAAAATGTGATTAGTTAGAACAAACCTAAAGATGTTACATCAATTCAAAACAGATGAATTTAGAGAAATTACACATCCATTTCCATTACAATATAGATATTTCTAAAATGCCCATCATAATTTCAACAAATATAGGATAAGGGTGGCAAGGGCATGTTCATAACTTGTCAGTGGCAAGATTGGTTGTTTATCCTTGTGCATCGAAATTACGAAGCCAATATAAATAGTTGATAgttacaatttcttttttgagcaCCAAAAAATTGTCATATAAATTTGACAACTTGCATTGTTGAGAAGTAGAGTAAAACAAGAATGATAAAAGAGCATGGCCAACTATAATTGTCAATTGGAAAAACCCATGTATCTACTCCAAGGTTTCATTGCATTGCTTGCTTGTCTTACTTGTTTCTTCAATGCCCTGCTAAATGACACACCACACTCCACATTTCCATGCCCAAGTTTACATGTGAGTTAAAATaaggcctctctctctctctctctctccccaccATTTGGTCAGTTTCTTCACCTCTGACATGGGAGAAGCTCAAGAACTGCAACTCAACATCATAGGTATGTCCCTTACTCATTTACTTACTAACtctttttattgatttatttttaagtgcAGCGAGTCTATTTCAATGTGATCTTATCAGAGTAATAGCAACTGATATGCATAAGTCAATCCAATTATCAAGTAGTAGATAGTTAGATAATTCCTAGGATGAAAATTTGATTAGGAAAAGAGTTGGCTAGAACAAGAATCCCAATTAAGTTTATCAATGAATTGAATGTAGTTtggctcttcttcttttaatgaATAACTTAATGAAGCAAGCATTACTTGCAATGTAAAGACATAAGGGGACATGACAGAGCTTTATGTGCAAACATAATTTCTCTCTGGGTTTTCCTGCAGATCAGATAGCTGATAATGCAATTTCTCTCTGGGTTTTCCTGCAGATCAGATAGCTGATAATGCATTGCAACACAAAAGTTACAAACAATTCAAAGCACTACACTACTAACTTCCAACATTGATCCTTGCATATCTGTTCACTTTTATCAGTCCAGGATTCACATGAAGCAAATCACCAAGGGTGCACAGATGTTCCTGAACAACCAATGCTTCCCCGGCGTAGAAATTTGAACTGGTGGCTTAGAATTTCCATTTATACACTGTTTGTCATCGCCGGCCAGTCAGCTGCAACACTTCTAGGAAGATTATACTATAACAAAGGTGGCAAAAGCAAATGTCTGGGAACACTAGTACAACTTGCTGGCTTCCCCATCCTCCTTCCCTACTATTGCATCCCAGCAAGCAGAAGAAACCCAACCACAAACATCACTACTAATAATATCCCATTGAAATCACCCTCTACCTTAATCCTTGCATCAATTTATGTCTCTCTTGGCCTTTTGGTAGCATTAGGCTGCTTCTTGTATTCTGTTGGCCTATCTCTCCTTCCTGTATCTACTTATTCTCTCATTTGTGCATCTCAACTAGTCTTCAATGCacttttctccttcttcctcaACTCACAAAAGTTCACTCCCTACATTGTCAATTCTCTAGTTCTCCTCACCATCTCCTCCACCCTCCTTGTGTTCCAAGCCGGCGACTCTGCTGATGATCCAATTGGAGGCTCGAAAACAAAGTATGTGATTGGGTTTCTATGCACAGTTGGGGCATCAGCCGGATATGGATTAGTGCTTTCTCTAACACAGCTTGTCTTCAGAGAAGTTATAAGAAATGAGACATTTGCAGTGATCTTGGATATGATAGTGTATCAATCTCTAGTTGCAACCTGTGCTGTCTTGGTGGGACTTTTCGCCagtggagagtggagaggttTAAGGAAAGAGATGGAGGGGTTTGAATTAGGGAAGTTATCTTATGTCATGAACTTGACATGGTCAGCTATAATATGGCAGCTCTATGCTATTGGTGCAGTAGGGTTGATTTTTGAggcctcttctctcttctccaaTGCCATAAGTGTTGTGGGTTTGCCTGTTGTTCCAGTTCTAGCTGTGATCTTCTTCCATGACAAAATGGATGGGATTAAGGCAATGGCCATGGTTTTGGGCATTTGGGGCTTTATTTCATATGTTTATCAGCTCTACCTTGATGACCGCAAGTCCAAGACACAGAGAAACAATGCCACTGGTGAAGTTTCTAAAGCTTTCCCACAGGAGAACATCAACGGTTAGACAGGCTTGTTTATATCAAGTATAACATTCAAGAATCCAAGAcctaaagaaaacaaatttcaaaagcTAAACAGATGCCCAAGTATAGCATTAGACGTGATTTATGTGGCATCTTATAAGTGCCATCCTTGTGCAGGGAACATGCTAATTTTCTCAATATCGTTCCAATTTTATCGGATATCCTTGAAGGGACAAGGATTGTTAtagtaatttaaattaaactcAATCTACACAATTGTGCATAATTTTAACAGTTTGATCGGGATAGTAACTTTTGGAAATAGGAACATGATTAATTAACTTTACTAGTACCAGGGACAGGCCAAATTTACAGAGCTTGACATTTTGACAGCTttcaaaaaggagaaaaatgtACAACCACAGCACTACCTTATCAACACTGAAACTTCAGATTgtaatgaagatgatgatgggcCATGCAGAGTTGGCTTCTGCTGTGCCACGTATATAAATGTGTTGATAAACAAACAACTCGTGGGGCCCATAAAATGAGGCGTGGGTggccatcttcttcttcaatgatCTCTAAGTCGTCAGCCGCCTGAGAAGAGGTCGAGTTGCATATCAAACAAAGAGAAGTAATCAAAATTTAGCCTGTCTTATTCATGATATGATATTATTGTTGCAACTTGCAGTTTTTGGAGAACACAATATATAAAGCAAGCAATAATAGAACGGCAAGTGGCAATGGCCTATTAGaactttgaattgaaaatatcCATGTTTCTGTCTATATCTACTGCAAAATTGCATGCATGTctttaaatgtttcttcaaTCCCATGCTGGTTGGTCGACACCAGTCAACATGTTACATTTAGATTAATCCAATAATATTTTCATGTGAATTGAAGCAAGacctctctcgctctctctcttgaTTTTTTGATATGGGAGAAGCACAAGAACTGCAGCTCAGCATCATGGGTATGTCAAATTCATTTACTCACAGGCTTTGGCCAATTTGTTTTTAGTGCAGTAAGTTTACTTCTATGTGATCTTATCAGAGAATAGCAAGTTAGCACCTGATATATGCTTAAGTCAATCTACTTGTTGATGCTCAGAAGTGAATTCTGTTCTTGTGAGTTATGAGTCATAAAAATTACAAGAGGGGGTTGGAGGGAGAACTCTGAAAAATcccaacttttatttatttattatcatAATCATAGTATTGCAAGTGAGAAACTTTGTGACAGAATTTGATGTTCAAAAACATCTAAAACTCTCTGGGCACTGCAACACTGAAGTTACAAATAAAGCACCACTTCAGTAAAATGACTCAATTTCAAAGATTAACTCATAAGTTCCTTATAACATCTGTTCTTATAGCTCAGGAAGCAAATGAAGCAAGCTCACCAGGGCATACAAATGTTCCCAACCGGTCACTGCTTCCTCGGCGCAGAAGTTTCAACTGGTGGCTTAGAGTGGCCATTTATGCATTCCTTGTCATCGCTGGCCAGTCAGTTGCAACACTCTTGGGAAGATTGTACTTCGACAAAGGCGGTGACAGCAAATGGCTGGCAACAGTGGTACAACTTTGTGGCTTTCCTGTCCTGCTGCCCTACTATTGCATCCCAGCAGCAAGCAGAAATCCAATCACAAAAAATAGTACTGTCCAATTCAAACCACAGTCCACCTTAATCCTTGCATCAGTATATGGCTGTATTGGCCTCTTAGGAGCATTGGACTGCTACTTGTATTCTGTAGGCCTAGCTTACCTTCCTGTGTCTACTTATTCCCTCATTTGTGCATCCCAATTGGCCTTCAATGCACTTTTCTCCTTCCTCCTCAACTCACAAAAGTTCACTCCCTACATTGTCAATTCTCTAGTTCTCCTCACCATCTCCTCCACCCTCCTCGTGTTTCAAGGCGACTCTGGGGATGACCCTAGTGGAGGATCGAAAACAAAGTATGCAATCGGGTTCATATGCACCGTTGGGGCATCAGCCGGATATGGATTGGTGCTTTCCCTAACACAACTTGCCTTCAAAAGGGTTATAAGAAAGGAGACATTTAGAGTGGTCATGGATATGATAGTGTATGAATCTCTACTTGCAACCTGTGTCATCATGGTCGGGCTTTTCGCTAGCGGAGAGTGGAAGGGTTTGAAGAAAGAGATGGGGATGTACAAACTAGGGACGGTATCCTATGTTATGAATTTGGTATGGACAGCTATAACATGGCAGCTTTTTAATATTGGCGCAATAGGCTTGATTTTGGAGGCCTCTTCCCTCTTCTCCAATGCCATAAGTGCTATGGGTTTGCCTGTTGTTCCAGTTCTAGCTGTGATCTTCTTCCACGACAAAATGGATGGAATTAAGGCAATGGCCATGATTTTGGCCATTTGGGGCTTTATTTCTTATGCTTATCAGCACTACCTTGATGATCGTAAGTCCAAGAATGAGAACAAAAATGTCAATGGTGAAGTTTCTAAAGCTTCATCactggaaaaaaattaatggttgAATAGATTGGCTTCTGTATATCATCAATCCAAGTCTAGTTTTATGCAAAAGAAGAATTACAAGCTTTCCCCTTAGTTAACTACAGGTCGTTCTTAATTATATGTTGACTGGTTTGTGACATATAGATGCCCTTATTCTGATTAAAGAAAACatcattttctaattgaaTGTTCTTTCCAAGTGCCTGAAACATGTTTTAAATCGTACCAGTCTGGCCATACAAAGAATAATGATTATGATGCAGCCCATATGCTTTCCCAAatatgttgaaaatggtgCAGTAACGTGTTAATTGTGGACCAAGGCCTCAAATCACTGAAACTGGACACCTATCACCTGCAAAACTTGCAGGCCATTCATATTGCAAAggagctcttcttcttcttcttcttcttcttcttctctctctctctctctctctctctctctctctctctctctctgctgtaTAACTTTTAAGATTCTTCACCTCTGAAATGGGAAAGGCTCAAGATCTGCAACCCCACATCATAGGTAAGCCAGATTTCTATTTGCACAAAGATTTTCAGATTTGTTTGTTGCTTCCCTAAATAAATTCGGAAAAGCATTTTCATGgatcttttttccttttaatttatgaacTCAATAAGACTATAGAATTGTACTCTTCTTACTCTTCTTACTGTATGTTTGAGTGAATGTAATAGAAACCTGTAGACAGCCTATTAcattgaaaataaatgaagaaaaaacactCTACAGATTTTATTTCATCCGCTGTTAAAGGAAATGGTGAATTTATTGATGAACTAACTCATAGATGAAGCTGCCCCCATCGTAATTCAAATATATGTTTCATAACAGTTAAAGGAGGTGAAGAAGTTAATACACTTGAGTTTGAGAAAATCACCCACCAAGCAACAATATCTCATCTCAAAGATTTTACATGGTGGGTTCGTATGGCCATCTATACATTCTTTGTCTTCTCTGGCCAATCAGCAGCTATACTCTTGGGACGACTGTACTATAACAAAGGTGGCAAAAACTTATGGATGGCAACCCTGGTGCAATTCATAGGGTTCCCAATCCTAATCCCTTACCACTGCATCTTATCATCCAAAAAGATTGCCCTCGACCGCAATGTGAACCAGCCAGATGCCTCGGCACTTGCATTCATGTATCTTTCTTTTGGTGTGTTACTAGCAGCAGACAGCTTTCTGTATTCTATAGGTCTATTGTACCTTCCAGTTTCTACCTTTTCGCTGATTTGTGCATCCCAGTTGGCCTTCAatgctttcttctctttctgcCTTAATGCACAGAAGTTCACCCCTTGTATAGTCAACTCTTTAGTCATTCTCACCATCTCCTCCACCTTGCTTGTGTTTCACCCCAACTCGGTAAACCTCACTGGAATCTCCAAAGAGAAGTATACAGTCGGAGTCATTTGCACGGTTGGTGCATCTGCTGGGTACGGTTTGATGTTTTCCCTCACACAGTTCTCCTTCGAAAAGGTTCTAAAATCGCAAACATTTGTAACAGTCTTAGAAATGATAATCTATGAGTCGCTCGTAGCAACCTGTGCTACCCTAGTGGGACTTTTCATCAGTGAAGAATGGCAGGGTttaaagagagagatggaggagTTTGAGCTGGGGAGGTCATCCTATTTTCTGACTTTGATTTGTACCGCAACGGCATGGCAAACCTTCAACATTGGCGCAATAGGACTGATTTTTGAGGTGTCTTCCTTATTCTCCAATGTTATAAGTGCTTCTGGCTTGCCCCTTGTTCCAGTTCTAGCTGTAATCTTCTTCAAGGAAAATATGGACGGAATAAAGGTGATTGCCACGGTATTGGCTCTCTGGGGCTTCGCTTCATATCTCTATCAGCACTATCTCGATGATTTAGAGTCCAAGGCTGAAATTAAACATGTAAAAGAAATTTCAATGATTCCTTTACTGAAAGAGGACAACTTTTGAGGTGATTGTAAGACCAACAACTGAAGATCCATTAACAAAGGAGAGAAACATCTTATGAGCACAAACACTGCTGATTCTTCTAATCCCCTGTTTTTATTACAAGACGGCAACATTTCACCTATACCTTTTTACTGCATCATCAATCAGTAAAAGTTCTAGCCATCTTATTTCTCTCTGAGGTTGTGAAATAATCCGAACTTGTGTTCATCAACTTCAAGGAATTATTTAAGATTGACTACAGTtgcagtttttcttttgtcctaCAGTAGTTAccccatttttttctttcatactTAAATTCAGAGAACTAAATCAGATGTAATTAATCCAGGGCTTTTGTTACAATTATATCAATCCAAATGTGCAAACTTGGCCAAAACTGACTGATTACTACTCTGTTCTTTTTCCCCAGCTAAGCCCCACATGCTGGATTTACGCATTAGAACTATGGCTTCAATATGTTAGTACATCATAAAAGGTCAACATTTTAAAAGATTACCAGTGCCAAATACTATGGAAGTGTTAACCCAAATGGAGAAAGACCACAGAACCTAAAAGGTAAAGACGTAATGCCTAGCTTTAACAAATGACAATGCCATCACAGTTAAATTATTCTTCTTAATATCAAAGTTGAAGCTAGTTGTTGTGCATAAGTTTTGATCTCTGACATTCCCCAAAAAGTATTCATATAGATTAAGCAATGAACTTTACATCAGTTGAATAGTTCCGAATTGTCTGATCCAATCCTCATTGGTGGGATCAGAGCACACTTTTCCTCACTCAAGAAGTATAACATGTTGTTGAAACTTAAGAAATGCACATTACATTGCAAAAACTTGGAGGTTAACTGTTAAAGTGAGAGTACCCATGCCAGGAGCAGAACTGAACCAACTACATGAGGCAACCGACATAGTGAGCTCGAGGATACTTCCTCTGTAGCTGGGGCCATTGCACAAAGAACTGATCCGCAATGTGAAACTTGTAAAGCAGCAAGCCACTTAAGGAGAGCCTTTGCACTCTTGCTATGCTCTCAACATAAAACACAGATGACCATCTAATCCCCACAATCTGCATTATTCCAATATCACCTCATGAATCAAAAAGTTTCCAAATTTATCACATCACAGTATTAAAAGGGCAATCAATCacccaagaaagaaaagagaaaaaaaaaacaaaagggtctAAAAGAATTGCATCCAGACCTTAAACAAGAATGCAATTACACAAAGTGGAACACAAGTCCCAGGCCCGTTGCATAGAATCTGCAATTAAAAAATGGTTGATCATGaatgatttgatttcaaaatttccaaagtCACATATCAATAGAAATGAATAGGAAATAAGGAAGAAAACACCAAAATTACCACTTGGGGTCTGATTCTGAGCACAAGCCAGAACCCATGAGCCAAAGCAATCAAAGTAGTCCAAACAGAGGTGATATAAGACTGACCCACTTCCCTACTTCGGTAGATCTGCATGAACTGTGAGCTTGAAGTCTCTTCGAGCAGGCGAGCTTTCTGGAGGCTCATGTTGTCAGTGGCAGCAGCAATGTAGAACCTGGGGGCAAATCTGTCCTTTTGCAGCACGGACAAGAGGTTGATCATCTCTGCAGTGTGACCCCCTGAGCCTAAAACGATGAGGGTGCTGAGGGGTTGCTGTGGAGCCGAGCCTTTCGAGCTTCTGGGTTTGAGGGGTTTGCCGGTTCGGTGCAAAACGTAGAGCAGACGGGCCACGATCAACGTTGTGGTGACGATTATCAGAGCAATTGCGACGGTGCAGGCCATAATTGGGAAATCGAAAAGCCTTTTGCTTCCGTCAAAGGTGAGGACTTCGGGGGAAAATGGAAGCGATTGAAAAGAAGTGAAGGAACAAAAACGAATTTTCGGTTTATTCCCGGGGAAAGTAGAAAGTACAACTTTGCTTCGTGTCTATCGAAATAAGATATAAGTGTgttcgaaaaatcggcctaggcgggtcgggttttttttttttggaaaacaaatttggagaaaaaattgaaaatctgTCTCCCTTAAGCACTTCCACTCCATTGTGACATAGTAAATAGCAAAGCAAATACTATGTACATGAATATTGACTACCCTAGCAATTTACATGAATAGTGCTTAATAGAAAAGAGCTTTTGTCTTGAAAACTAGTAGTTTCAGATTCAAATCCCTATGATATcttgatagtgtgtgtgagaaatctcaTCTCcttgtaatttagactattgcgtgtattataaaaaacaaaaagaaccaTTGattaaaaacttgaaaacaaaGGATTGCTTGTCAATTTAtagataattaattaaataaacaaattccAGTTATTTTTCTCGAGTTTCAATATCTTGTTGATATTTCAGTGTTTCAAATCACGGCTGGAAATTTTCTTGCTATGCATATGTTCTGAAGACTTGCTTGT belongs to Prunus persica cultivar Lovell chromosome G4, Prunus_persica_NCBIv2, whole genome shotgun sequence and includes:
- the LOC18781214 gene encoding UDP-N-acetylglucosamine transferase subunit ALG14; this encodes MACTVAIALIIVTTTLIVARLLYVLHRTGKPLKPRSSKGSAPQQPLSTLIVLGSGGHTAEMINLLSVLQKDRFAPRFYIAAATDNMSLQKARLLEETSSSQFMQIYRSREVGQSYITSVWTTLIALAHGFWLVLRIRPQVILCNGPGTCVPLCVIAFLFKIVGIRWSSVFYVESIARVQRLSLSGLLLYKFHIADQFFVQWPQLQRKYPRAHYVGCLM
- the LOC18780299 gene encoding probable purine permease 9, yielding MGEAQELQLSIMAQEANEASSPGHTNVPNRSLLPRRRSFNWWLRVAIYAFLVIAGQSVATLLGRLYFDKGGDSKWLATVVQLCGFPVLLPYYCIPAASRNPITKNSTVQFKPQSTLILASVYGCIGLLGALDCYLYSVGLAYLPVSTYSLICASQLAFNALFSFLLNSQKFTPYIVNSLVLLTISSTLLVFQGDSGDDPSGGSKTKYAIGFICTVGASAGYGLVLSLTQLAFKRVIRKETFRVVMDMIVYESLLATCVIMVGLFASGEWKGLKKEMGMYKLGTVSYVMNLVWTAITWQLFNIGAIGLILEASSLFSNAISAMGLPVVPVLAVIFFHDKMDGIKAMAMILAIWGFISYAYQHYLDDRKSKNENKNVNGEVSKASSLEKN
- the LOC18778212 gene encoding probable purine permease 10 — translated: MGKAQDLQPHIIVKGGEEVNTLEFEKITHQATISHLKDFTWWVRMAIYTFFVFSGQSAAILLGRLYYNKGGKNLWMATLVQFIGFPILIPYHCILSSKKIALDRNVNQPDASALAFMYLSFGVLLAADSFLYSIGLLYLPVSTFSLICASQLAFNAFFSFCLNAQKFTPCIVNSLVILTISSTLLVFHPNSVNLTGISKEKYTVGVICTVGASAGYGLMFSLTQFSFEKVLKSQTFVTVLEMIIYESLVATCATLVGLFISEEWQGLKREMEEFELGRSSYFLTLICTATAWQTFNIGAIGLIFEVSSLFSNVISASGLPLVPVLAVIFFKENMDGIKVIATVLALWGFASYLYQHYLDDLESKAEIKHVKEISMIPLLKEDNF
- the LOC18778218 gene encoding probable purine permease 9; the protein is SLHICSLLSVQDSHEANHQGCTDVPEQPMLPRRRNLNWWLRISIYTLFVIAGQSAATLLGRLYYNKGGKSKCLGTLVQLAGFPILLPYYCIPASRRNPTTNITTNNIPLKSPSTLILASIYVSLGLLVALGCFLYSVGLSLLPVSTYSLICASQLVFNALFSFFLNSQKFTPYIVNSLVLLTISSTLLVFQAGDSADDPIGGSKTKYVIGFLCTVGASAGYGLVLSLTQLVFREVIRNETFAVILDMIVYQSLVATCAVLVGLFASGEWRGLRKEMEGFELGKLSYVMNLTWSAIIWQLYAIGAVGLIFEASSLFSNAISVVGLPVVPVLAVIFFHDKMDGIKAMAMVLGIWGFISYVYQLYLDDRKSKTQRNNATGEVSKAFPQENING